The Bubalus bubalis isolate 160015118507 breed Murrah chromosome 16, NDDB_SH_1, whole genome shotgun sequence genome window below encodes:
- the LOC112579517 gene encoding RNA polymerase II subunit A C-terminal domain phosphatase SSU72-like: MPSSPLRVAVVCVSNVNRSMEAHHILSKNGFHVRSFGAGSHVRLPGGAHKPPVLYNFSTSYKKMHSDLSSKDQKRYKRNGVLHILKRNERIKPGPERFQECPDAFDFIFTCGQRAYNWVVADLCTRDQETWQPVPVINVDIDDTLEAASLGASIICELCQGLQQADDMQSHLAELLQAAKEKTGRSFLHTVCFY, encoded by the coding sequence atgccctcctccccactcagGGTGGCCGTGGTCTGCGTGAGCAATGTCAACAGGAGCATGGAAGCCCACCACATCCTCAGCAAGAACGGGTTCCATGTCAGGTCTTTTGGAGCTGGATCCCACGTGAGGCTCCCAGGAGGGGCACACAAGCCACCCGTGCTCTACAACTTCTCCACATCCTATAAGAAGATGCACAGTGACCTCTCCTCTAAAGACCAAAAGCGCTACAAAAGGAATGGAGTCTTACACatcctgaaaagaaatgagagaatcaAGCCTGGCCCAGAAAGGTTTCAAGAGTGCCCAGATGCCTTTGACTTCATCTTCACCTGTGGGCAGAGGGCCTATAACTGGGTGGTGGCCGACCTGTGCACCAGGGATCAGGAGACCTGGCAGCCTGTGCCGGTCATCAACGTGGACATAGACGACACCCTGGAGGCAGCCAGCCTTGGAGCCTCGATCATCTGTGAGCTCTGCCAGGGTCTCCAGCAGGCAGATGACATGCAAAGTCATCTGGCCGAGCTGCTCCAGGCAGCGAAGGAGAAAACAGGAAGGAGCTTTCTGCACACGGTCTGCTTCTACTGA
- the LOC112579439 gene encoding RNA polymerase II subunit A C-terminal domain phosphatase SSU72-like: MPSYPLSVAVVCMSNMNRSMEAHRILRRKGFRVRSFGAGSRVRLPGRARNLPVVYDFSTTYEEMRKDLVRKDRQCYNSNGILHILGRNERIKPRPERFQECRDRFDIIFTCEESVYDKVVEELLVREQETFQPVHVINVDMADNAEDATLGSFIICELCERLQQADNLEDSLVEVLLAAERKTGKSFLHTVCFY, encoded by the coding sequence ATGCCCTCGTATCCGCTCAGTGTGGCTGTGGTCTGCATGAGCAACATGAACAGGAGCATGGAGGCCCACCGCATCCTCAGGAGGAAAGGATTCCGAGTCAGGTCCTTCGGAGCTGGATCTCGAGTCAGGCTCCCAGGAAGGGCACGCAACCTCCCCGTGGTTTATGATTTCTCCACCACCTATGAGGAGATGCGCAAGGACCTTGTGCGCAAAGACCGACAATGCTATAACAGCAACGGCATCTTACACATCTTGGGAAGAAACGAGAGAATCAAGCCTCGCCCGGAAAGATTTCAAGAGTGCCGAGATCGCTTTGACATCATCTTCACCTGTGAGGAGAGCGTCTACGACAAGGTGGTGGAGGAGCTGTTGGTCCGAGAGCAGGAGACCTTCCAGCCTGTGCACGTGATCAACGTGGACATGGCCGACAACGCGGAGGACGCCACGCTTGGGTCTTTCATCATCTGTGAGCTCTGCGAACGCCTCCAGCAGGCAGACAACCTGGAGGACTCTCTGGTCGAGGTGCTCCTGGCAGCCGAGCGGAAAACTGGCAAGAGCTTTCTGCACACGGTCTGCTTCTACTGA